One segment of Clostridium botulinum DNA contains the following:
- the purH gene encoding bifunctional phosphoribosylaminoimidazolecarboxamide formyltransferase/IMP cyclohydrolase yields MKKRALISVFNKDGVLDFAEFLVSKDIEIVSTGGTYKYLKENGIDVIEINEVTNFPEMLDGRVKTLHPLVHAGILAIRDNKEHMKVLEEREIHTIDYVVVNLYPFFEKVKEDLTFEEKVEFIDIGGPTMLRAAAKNFQDVTVISNINDYEVVKNEIENAGQVSLKTKKKLAGKVFNLMSAYDGAIANFMLADEEEYPEYLSVSYKKMQNLRYGENSHQSAAVYSSTMVDGAMNTFETLNGKELSYNNFKDVDIAWKCANEFDEPACCALKHNTPCGVATGENSYEAYMKAYEVDPTSIFGGIIGFNRKVDKKTAQEMVKIFLEVIAAPDYDEDALEVLKTKKNLRVLKFHNTPKAEKCMVTVDGAILVQDEDNKLIDEIKVVTEKKPSDEEMEDLLFGMKVVKYVKSNAIVVAHNGIALGIGGGQVNRIWPTEDALRRGKGATILASDAFFPFRDVVDKAAEGGIKAIIQPGGSMRDQESIDACNEHGIAMVFTGFRHFKH; encoded by the coding sequence ATGAAAAAGAGAGCTTTAATAAGTGTTTTTAATAAAGATGGAGTTTTAGACTTTGCTGAATTTTTAGTTTCTAAAGATATTGAAATAGTATCAACTGGTGGTACGTATAAATACTTAAAAGAAAATGGTATTGATGTAATTGAAATTAATGAAGTTACTAATTTCCCGGAAATGTTAGATGGCAGAGTTAAAACATTACATCCTTTAGTTCATGCTGGTATTCTTGCAATAAGAGATAATAAAGAACATATGAAAGTATTAGAAGAAAGAGAAATTCATACAATAGACTATGTTGTAGTTAATCTTTATCCATTCTTTGAAAAAGTGAAAGAAGATTTAACTTTCGAAGAAAAAGTTGAATTTATAGATATTGGTGGTCCTACAATGCTTAGAGCTGCAGCTAAGAACTTTCAAGATGTAACTGTAATTTCAAACATAAATGATTATGAAGTTGTTAAGAATGAAATAGAAAATGCTGGACAAGTATCTTTAAAGACAAAGAAAAAGTTAGCAGGTAAGGTATTTAATCTTATGAGTGCATATGATGGTGCAATTGCAAACTTTATGCTAGCTGATGAAGAAGAGTATCCTGAGTATCTTTCAGTTTCATATAAGAAGATGCAAAACTTAAGATATGGTGAAAACTCTCATCAAAGCGCTGCTGTTTATTCATCAACAATGGTTGATGGGGCTATGAATACTTTTGAAACTTTAAATGGTAAGGAATTATCATACAATAATTTTAAAGATGTTGATATAGCATGGAAATGTGCTAATGAATTTGATGAGCCAGCATGTTGTGCATTAAAGCACAATACACCATGTGGGGTAGCAACTGGTGAAAACTCTTATGAAGCTTATATGAAAGCATATGAAGTAGATCCAACTTCAATATTTGGTGGAATTATTGGATTTAATAGAAAAGTGGATAAGAAAACAGCACAAGAAATGGTGAAAATATTCTTAGAGGTTATAGCAGCACCTGATTATGATGAGGATGCTTTAGAAGTATTAAAAACTAAGAAGAATTTAAGGGTACTTAAGTTCCACAATACTCCAAAGGCTGAAAAGTGCATGGTAACAGTTGATGGAGCAATACTAGTGCAAGATGAAGATAATAAACTTATTGATGAAATTAAAGTGGTAACTGAAAAGAAACCAAGTGATGAAGAGATGGAAGATTTATTATTTGGAATGAAAGTAGTTAAATATGTTAAATCTAATGCAATTGTTGTTGCACATAATGGAATAGCATTAGGTATTGGTGGCGGTCAAGTAAATAGAATTTGGCCAACAGAAGATGCATTAAGAAGAGGTAAAGGAGCTACAATATTAGCTTCAGATGCGTTCTTCCCATTTAGAGATGTTGTTGATAAAGCAGCTGAAGGTGGAATTAAAGCAATAATTCAACCAGGTGGTTCTATGAGAGATCAAGAGTCTATAGATGCCTGTAATGAACATGGAATAGCAATGGTGTTTACAGGATTCAGACACTTTAAGCATTAG